From one Actinomyces sp. Marseille-P3109 genomic stretch:
- a CDS encoding type I restriction enzyme HsdR N-terminal domain-containing protein yields MSFEDALLNIANRVQDYAGSLETEEATKNAIIMPFIQSVLGYDVFNPDEVVPEFVADVGSRKAEKIDYAIKREESIQILVEAKKIGEPLSLEHASQLVRYFSVSNARIGVLTNGRYWQFYTDLDKPNIMDSRPFLRLDLMNVDTYILPELKKLTKATFDLDSVLTAAEELKYVSSTKTEIAQTFSNPDADFVQLFARRVYDGALTAKMRDFFQGVVEKACRQFLAEQVNERLKNALAESTSVSTESQNEVSRVDVDVEDKKAGIVTTEEERQAYMIVRAIVAVEIPLERIVDRDTKSYFGVLVDNSNRKPVCRFHFNGKSKKYLGLLDEHKAETRHEIERLEDIYQYAEQLREAARRYR; encoded by the coding sequence ATGTCATTCGAAGATGCATTGCTCAACATAGCGAATCGTGTGCAAGATTATGCTGGTTCGCTTGAGACGGAAGAAGCTACCAAAAATGCCATCATCATGCCCTTCATTCAGAGTGTTCTAGGCTATGATGTCTTCAATCCGGATGAGGTGGTGCCTGAGTTTGTTGCCGATGTTGGCAGTCGTAAAGCAGAAAAAATTGACTATGCAATTAAGCGTGAAGAGTCTATACAGATTCTAGTCGAGGCCAAAAAGATTGGGGAACCCCTATCTCTTGAGCATGCCAGTCAGCTTGTTCGCTACTTTTCAGTTTCTAATGCGCGAATCGGCGTTCTGACTAATGGAAGATATTGGCAGTTCTACACTGATTTGGACAAGCCAAATATTATGGACTCCAGACCGTTCCTTCGTTTGGATCTTATGAATGTCGACACCTACATTCTTCCAGAGCTGAAAAAACTCACCAAGGCGACTTTCGATCTTGATTCGGTGTTGACGGCAGCCGAAGAACTCAAGTATGTGTCTTCTACGAAAACCGAGATTGCCCAAACTTTCAGTAATCCTGACGCTGATTTTGTTCAACTGTTTGCGCGCCGCGTGTATGATGGTGCGCTGACCGCGAAGATGCGAGACTTCTTCCAAGGGGTTGTGGAGAAGGCGTGTAGGCAGTTCCTTGCGGAGCAAGTTAATGAACGTCTGAAAAATGCTCTCGCCGAATCTACTTCTGTGTCAACAGAAAGTCAAAATGAGGTGTCTCGAGTAGATGTTGATGTCGAGGATAAAAAAGCTGGTATTGTAACTACCGAGGAGGAGAGACAGGCGTACATGATTGTCCGCGCAATTGTAGCTGTGGAGATTCCGTTGGAACGTATCGTCGATCGTGACACCAAGAGTTATTTTGGTGTTCTAGTTGACAACTCAAACCGCAAGCCTGTGTGTCGTTTTCATTTTAATGGGAAGAGTAAGAAGTACCTTGGTCTGCTTGATGAACACAAGGCAGAGACTCGTCACGAAATTGAGCGACTGGAAGACATTTACCAGTATGCTGAACAGCTTCGCGAGGCCGCTCGTCGTTATCGGTGA
- a CDS encoding HNH endonuclease codes for MREATMDREIFTPEEERDAHFAAMQWFEAQQMSGHELLTHKELMDGFSWHGHHFRLTHQSQGIWKPQPFAAALTFKTAAPTPGKEAPYADRIDDSGLLRYKFSETKKWANDAMKVAAQRRYPLAWLVGVKPTPSTLFYYARFPAYIVDIDNRNGEFMIAIDETTPPTADHKDSGQIEKKYVSRWTKARIHQHDFREHVLSAYKISCAVCDLPHAQLLEASHIIADSKETGVPEVSNGLALCRLHHTAYDRHLLGIDADRRIHVATRAKSIETTHLQTGLLKFEGHSLTHVPTSKQMHPDGDRLAEHFEDFLRAEAQMTR; via the coding sequence ATGAGGGAAGCCACCATGGACAGGGAAATTTTTACTCCCGAAGAGGAGCGCGACGCACATTTCGCCGCCATGCAGTGGTTCGAGGCGCAGCAGATGAGCGGCCATGAGCTCTTGACTCACAAGGAGTTGATGGACGGGTTCTCCTGGCACGGTCACCACTTCCGCCTCACCCATCAGTCTCAAGGGATCTGGAAGCCACAACCCTTTGCTGCAGCACTGACATTCAAAACCGCAGCCCCAACCCCCGGAAAAGAAGCGCCATACGCCGACAGGATCGACGACAGCGGACTACTTCGCTACAAGTTCTCAGAGACGAAGAAGTGGGCGAATGACGCTATGAAGGTGGCCGCACAGAGACGTTATCCACTCGCTTGGCTCGTGGGAGTCAAACCAACCCCTTCAACACTATTCTATTACGCCCGATTCCCCGCCTACATCGTCGACATCGACAACCGCAACGGAGAGTTCATGATCGCCATCGACGAGACGACACCGCCCACCGCAGACCACAAGGACTCTGGGCAGATCGAGAAGAAATACGTTTCCAGGTGGACAAAGGCGCGCATCCATCAGCACGACTTCCGGGAGCATGTACTCAGCGCCTACAAGATCTCCTGCGCAGTCTGCGATCTTCCGCACGCACAGCTCCTTGAGGCCTCACACATCATCGCCGATTCCAAGGAAACCGGCGTCCCTGAGGTCAGCAACGGCTTGGCACTGTGCAGGCTCCACCACACCGCCTACGACCGTCACCTCCTCGGCATCGACGCCGACCGCCGCATCCACGTGGCAACAAGAGCAAAGAGTATCGAGACTACCCACCTACAAACCGGATTGCTGAAATTCGAGGGCCACTCCCTCACGCACGTGCCGACCTCCAAACAAATGCATCCCGATGGCGACCGTCTTGCCGAGCACTTCGAAGACTTTCTCAGGGCAGAGGCTCAAATGACCCGATAG
- a CDS encoding ATP-binding cassette domain-containing protein: MVSIENLARRHGSREVLHGVNLEARPGRVTGFVGPNGAGKSSTLRCLLDPDRVDDGRALISGLHYRELREPLRAVGAVLDGSGAHPSRTARGHLAWTALAWATVAQAAGIARLQRANA, from the coding sequence ATGGTCAGTATTGAGAATCTCGCCAGACGGCACGGCTCGCGGGAGGTCCTTCACGGCGTGAACCTGGAGGCGCGCCCGGGCCGCGTCACCGGATTCGTGGGGCCGAATGGCGCCGGAAAGTCCTCGACCCTGCGGTGCCTGCTGGACCCGGACCGAGTTGACGACGGGCGGGCGCTCATCAGTGGTCTCCACTACCGTGAGCTGCGCGAGCCGCTGCGTGCCGTGGGGGCGGTGCTCGACGGCTCGGGTGCTCACCCTTCGCGCACGGCCCGCGGTCACCTGGCGTGGACCGCCCTGGCCTGGGCGACGGTCGCCCAGGCCGCCGGCATAGCCCGGCTGCAGCGAGCGAATGCGTGA